The Setaria viridis chromosome 2, Setaria_viridis_v4.0, whole genome shotgun sequence DNA window CGTGTACTTGAGTCTCATCCCGAGACATTGCAGAGAGAGTGAGCAGTCGGCACCACACCTCCATTCTCGACCAAacaactggataaagaccgTGAAGATCATCATCCTTCACCCGTGAGCTCCAGCATGGTTACTACCAGAGAGTAGGGGAAAAGACCGAGCACACGGCAaatcctcctacgaggattcttctagcatcgtagTTATCTCTCCTAGCGAGGAAATTTGTGGAGGGAATGTGAAACCTCACTAtcaggaatcttctagcaccagggcGCGCATTGGAAACTTGCTATTGTCAAAGAGAAGCAACCTAAGGCTAACCATCCCTATACTTGGATCCATGTCTCAGCAACAGCAGCCGGGGGACTATTTATAGCCAGAAGGTTAGGCAGAATAAGTGCATCCATGACTCCACAGTAACTCGACTTGTCCTGCTCAAGGACAAAATCCACGTGAAAGCCTGCCTGAGAAAGAATTAAAATTCACACGTGAACCGTTTAGAACACAAACCACCAAGTCCTTCACAGTACACTCGTGTGTCCTTGCAACATTACGGCAATAATGCAATGATTCACTACGATCACATGCGCACTCTCCACAACCATCTGCAGCCATTGGGGCCTACATGGAAGACTACTCGCAAGACTACACATTGGAGATCTGCAAGCAAGTAGTCATTTATACAATAGTCATCACCCCAAGAGAAACAACAGATACTTGTTCAGACGCATCAAGTCTATCGGTAAAATTACAAGTCAATACAACGACCCGAGACTACTCTAAATTGATAACGCCCGCTACACGCTCAGCTActggctccagctcctccaaaTACCGTGTATATGTTTCATCGCTACAATCTTCGGTGATACCGTCAGCAACTAGCGCCAAATTTGCCTTTGGATAAAAGGACTTTACAATCGCCAACACTTGCTTGCAAACAGATTTCACCATATTGGTGATCTGGGCTGGTGCGCCCCTCAATCTCGCAATTAAGGGGCATGACTCTACTCCTTCTTTGGGAGGCTCTATcacatcaaccaaagcctatGCTGtgtaaaataattttttaagatctttctctttcttctgcAAAGAAACCGCATGAGTTTGACAGCAAGCATAGCTTCAGCCAACATAACAACAAAGTTTCGCCACCGACCCCTCTCTTTTCGCAGTTTTCCCTCACCTCCACCAACTGAGCCATGAGCTGCTCAACCTCATCGGTAGCACGACTATGAGCATTCCTCCAGTCCAGCACCTGACTGCTAAGTCTGGCTTCCTAACCCTTTAGCTCTATAAAGAATAAAGACAATGCAGTCAGAGAGATCGACAGAATACAGAATTATGATCAACAAggtacgagtacaagtactcgccCTCCAGTTTCTGCTGCAAAGACTTGTTGCGCGTTGCCAGATGGCTCCTCTCCACTTTAAAATCATGTCTTTCAATTTGAAAGGTTTCAACGGCATCTTGACATTTCTTCAAGAAATCAGCAGTGCGGCGGCGCTCCTCAATAATATCTTTTTCTAACTGCACCACATGGCGCACAGCCTCACTCTGCTCTTGGACAATTTGTATATTTTTGAGGTATCTTTCATATAAATCCCgcacaatcaaacaattagTACTCTTCACAAGTATAATTGGTGCTAGGCTACGTAATTAAGCACTCAAATGCAGTTCCAAGAACTCACCTGAGTATAAACCATCATCTGTTGATGCAAAGTCATAAAGTCTGATAACGGTGGCAGCTCTTCTAGGGGATTTTCAAAAATCTCAACTTTCTATGCCAACCCGGGAGCCTCGGCTGCCACACTAGCCCTCACACTCGGTGTAAGGATTAGCTGTTGAGAAAAGGAAGCTCCAACCTCTGAAACATCCTTATCCACTGCACGATCAGCAACTGGCACAACTTCTTCCCAAGATGCTGCGACACCCTTTGAGACTACTACAGCCCCCTCTTCGATGCTCGCCACTATCGTAGCCGCTGCAACCTTGGTTGCGGGAGAAGGTCTGTCATTAACAATCTCGGGGGCTGGCAACGCCGGATCCTCAAGCTAACAAATTACATCCCGCAGTATGGCGGCTGCGAGAGTCACTGCACCTCTGTTTGCGCCGGCTCTTCAATTGTCAAATCAACAACGGGTGCCGCAGCAGAGTCCGCTCCTAACGGATTTTCAACTTGTTCCGAGTTCGTTTCTTCGAAGATAATATCCTCGGAAGTCTTGATATCACACACGATTCAATATCAATAAAGCGACTACTGATAGAAGTTGGTAGTCACATCATTACAATAGAGTACTTACTTAGCGGATCGAGGAGGAACTCATCGATGTTTCTTCATCACGGGGGCTGGCTGTACACTCGGAGCTGGCTCATTAGCCGGTATGGGTGGCAACTCCTCAGTGTTTTCACCAAGACCTGAACAGCTCAGAGACAATGAACGCGCGACTACCACCAGTACTTGTGTACTTACCGCTAGCAGGGACTTCGGGCAAGGTGGCATCAGAAACTGCCTCAGGCGTTTTCACAATTCCACTTATAGCAGCTTCTGACGGGTCGCCCGCTCCACCACTCGAAACTTCAAGTTCAACAGCTTCAGCAGATGTCTCCAAAGAAATAATGTTGGCAGCCGCGTCTTTAGCTATCGTGACTACGTATCAAAAGTAGTCTCGGTAGCTCCGTACGTCGCATCCGCGGCCTCCTCAATGTCCTCATTCACGTCGTCAACAACCTGCAAGCACAAAAGAAGTCAATTAGACTACTCAAGGAAGCTATATAAGTACTCATACTCCAGCAAATAGCTCCTCAACAAAGGTAAATaccggcggcggagctttgAATATCTCCAAATGCTTGCTGACCGATCGCTTGTGCACCACAGTCCGTCTCTTTTTCGGCATTGGAACCTGAACCTCTTCTTCACCAGCATCTTCTGCTGGACACTTCAAGGTGTCGGTTCCAAATTGATAACCTTTAAGAACTCGAGACAACACAAGAGCATGATCAAACAACTTAGAGTCAGATGATGCTATATCTGAATCGCCAAGCAGCTTAGAGTCCTCATCATCCCCCTCCTGCTTTGAAAGATCATCAGGCAAGTGCATGTAGTACACAGATCTCGCATTTTTTTGCAACATCagcatcaggaggaggaggaggagaaaagtacAAAAGGACATCCTCCTGCATAAGGAATTACTGGTTGGCAAACATGACGACTACTAATTACAGgtactcaaaaggaaagcaagttaCCTCTTTGGGCTTATACCAGCTGTCAAATTCTTGAACAGACTCGTCAACTTCGGGCACTCCTTGGAAAGTCTTAAAAAATTTGCCCAACAAGTCTTCAACCAGTTCATCAGATATATCTTCAGCACACACTGATTACAAAGCTGAAAGATGCAAATTCATCAAGCAATTCAGGCTAATTTGCCTCTTGAGTGTCATATATAGGATAATTACCAAAGTTTTAACCTTGGGATTGACCGGGGTGGCTAAAAAGGTGTGATTAATTTGAGGATGCATTACCTTCTCAGGCGTGATTCATTTGAGGATGGTAGACATGTGGAACACAAGGAGTGCCTCTGAAAATACAAATTTTCATATGATGTTTCACAATAAGATCCAAAAAAGCAGTGAACTTGGTGAGAAGAAACATGGGAGGACAGCAAGAAGTGCAAAGCATGAAGACACAGACCATCTCATTTTTAAATGGCCTGTGGCAGTGTTTACATGGTTCTGGGTTAGAAACTCTCTTGGCTGCGAAAGAATCCTTGTTGGGGGTGAGACATATGGAGGATCATAGGCCAAGCAGGGAGGAAGTACAACCAAGAGCTGATTTGTGTGCTAGCTGGAGTTGCTTGGGCATTCTCAAACATTCTAATTTCGCCACCAAAGGTAACAGCTTATAAATCTTCTGGTTACTAGCAATGAACAAAGCTCAGGAGGCCAGCAGACACATTAGGGAAGGAGGAGTTGATGGCCAAGCTTCAAGTGGGCCTGCTTCATCTGAGATCATGCGCTAAAGGGTGGGGAGATGCATGCTATGTGTGGGTGCTGCCACATTCTTGAGTCTGTGTAACGGTAAAGGTAGTAGATCTTAGTATGCAGATATGGCATTTTGTTGTCGCTGGGTGGAGATGTAGCTGTCTGAACAGTTTTTGAACTCATGTTTGTAAATCAGTAAGCCAATAATTTCGCTTTCAATAAAAGCTGGACGGTTTTTGTCTAATGTGCTTAAACCTGACAACTGTTAAACTCAAggaccaacaacaacaacatgcattttgagagttcaTGGATCTAGATGAGAATATATCTAATGCGCACACATTGATAATAACGTTGCTACATTGCTTAGTATACTTTTAGCTGATGCCAACTAACACATAGAGATTAAATGCAATACACTAGGTAGTGAACTCACCTCGGCTTCAGGAATATATTCGTCTGCACCTATCCACTCATCCTCAGAGGGAGACAACTTTGGGCGGATTAGGTGCGCAGACGTCAACAAAGTACCGACTTTACTCTCATCATTCCAATCAATTAAAAAACCGGTGGCTCGTGTCAACAATCTGCCATCTACAAATACATATGCTAATTAGAAAAAACAGAAATCATAGCAAAACTGTGTCAATAATCTACCATCCGCAAATGCATGCGCTGATTTGAAATAAAGAAGAAACTGCAAAATCCTAGCTGGTGGGAGTGTTCACATACCAACATATGACGATAGCCCCATAACAACTTTAGCTGcttttagcactgtctttgttgcAGCGTCGCGGGTAGACACCAATTCTTGTTTTACCAAGCAAGATCGAGATACATGTCGATGAAGCGTAACTAGTTTCAGTTGGCGAGCTGCAAATATGGACATGctaagtaaaaaaataaaataaaaatagaagtCCTCAATGAACATGCCAATTACACACAAAACATTAAAACATATATATCCAAATAAAGGCACCAATTACACTGCCATTGGCCTCACGCCCTCACTTACAAATGAGGCATGTTTCATTGATTTAAGAGTAAATTTTACCTTGTCTGGCATTCTCATCCCTGTCCCGGTACACTCAAAAAGAATTTTCAGCATCCCAAACTCGGTTTACCGTACGGCTGTACCAAACCTGGTCCAACCCGTGTCCACCTACTGATGTGGCATGCCACCATGGATTTAGCCAGGAATTTACCGCCATTTCCATCATGTGAGACGCGCAAGATGCCGTGATAGGGGGTAAAACACGTGGAAACCCCCCGACATTTCCTCACCCTCATTTGGGCTTCCCGACTCCTCTCTATACCGACTGGGAGGCAACGCGTCAGCGACAAGGAAAGTGACCTAGCTAGCTAGGGTTGTTCTGTTCTTTGATCATGAGTGGCATGAAGAAGCAATAGTTGCATCTGAACGTTAGTGGTCTGATGATGCAGACTTTTCGGACGCTGACAACGATGTAGAGTGTGTTGATGATGATCTTTTCAAGGATAATGTGGATAGGGATGTCACAGAACATGGTGTAGCAAAAAGAGCAAGAGATAATTAGTGAGTCACTTTTCATACTATTCTTGCTTTCTGAACGTGCAGGGTCTTCCCACAGTCAGAGGCTCAGAGCATCGGTTTTATGTCAGGCACCTCTACCAAAATTTCCAGGAACATTTCAAGGTGAGAACCAAGAATCGGCTATGGGCATGTCCCCTGTTAACAGAGTGGAATACCAATGGAGCTCATGTGGCGGACTGGACCAAGCTTGGTACTGTAAACTGAGTTTAGGGTGCCGAAAATGCATTTTAAGAATACCGGGACTGGGGTGAGAACGCAGACAAGTTAAGGACCACTTGTGAAATTTATTATTGATCTAATATGTCATCACCAATTAACCATGGTATTTACTCACCAATAACATTAGAGAACGAACTAAAGGACAACAAAAAAGCTCACCTCTTTTCTCATGGTACTTAATTTTCATCTCTTCATAAGCATCCACAAGACTAGGTTTCATCTTGATGAACGGTTCGAAGACCTTCCGGCCGGAGGCATCTTCCCCTTTGACGGTGCGGTAGAGCAAGGGCCAACGGAGGGGGGAGCTGACAGCAGACGAGGCCCGGAGGAGGCATGCTCTGCGAGATCTGATCCCGAGACCGCCGCCCTAGCTCCTTTCCCATCTCTGGGCTTTTTCCTCTTGGCCCGCTGCGACGGCGGAGGTGACTCCGTTCGCGTGGGCAGTGTGGGGGTGCACTGCCTCCGCCGCTTCTTCCTCGCCAATCGGTACCCCGACCCCTCTCCCCTCACCCGTTGCGGGCTGGCCGGCGCCATTTGAGAACGGTGTAGGGTTCGATTTGCCCTGCCGACCTCACGATTCGGGGTGCTCCGTTTGGGGTGCCATAGTTTGGGGCAGGAGAGGTCGATGCACCGGCCGGCCGAACCGATTAAAGAAGATGACCCTGCACATACTGAAAAACTCATACGGGCATATGGACCCTGTAAGTGGCGCGTTTTCCGCATTCCAGTAAAACTCAATGCGGgccctaagagcaactccaagaggctgctaatcttacccctaatactttttttaggaaaaaaggagaaaaaacgaactccaacagtctacccaaaccttccccaattttttagcaacgctaaaaaacatcctaccaccgcgtatattttagagttagcattcctcccccaatcctgatttccgcacgctcgcgcgtcccttccgatgggcccaatacgatgacgtggcctgttttaaaatattgggggctatttattagcgatctgctgtggattgatatgttttgggggaaaatttttttggaagaacccctaatacatagttttggggaagaattttttagagtactcttggagttgctctaatctCTATGAATCTACGAGCTTCGGCCCATCTCACACTACGGGAAATAAGAAAatcgccgagtgccaggggcactcggcgaagggcgaaatacactcggcgagccgtttgccgagtgtaacactcggcaaacggtacACGGCAAACTCTGTGACGGCAAACAagattttgccgagtgttttctgtcgcgcactcggcaatggccagaaaacactcggcatacaattgttgaaaaaaataataaaaaaaaaacctgttccgctgccgccgccaccaccgccagcaccaccagccaccatcggccaccaccgccagcaccaccggccaccaccgcaagccaccaccaccagcaccgccgccggccgccgccgccagccaccaccgccagcaccgccaccggccgccgccgccagccaccaccgccagccaccggccgccagcagcaccaccaccgccagtcgggaggggaagggccggaggagagggaggggaggggcgccgcccgcgccggagagggaggggaggggtgccgcccacgccggagagggaggggaggggcgccgcccgcgccggcggatctggaggagggaggcggcggcgccggaaccgggggaggcggcggccgcaccaccagcacgtcaccaccatccacgccgccgccgccaccaccatccacgccgccgccaccgccaccgccggccaccatccacgccgccgccaccatccacgcccgccggatccggggcccccgacgcgagtccccgccggatccggggctcccgacgcgagtccccgccggatccggcgaggaggggcggattccccgccggattcggccggatctggggagaggggcggggcggccacgcgagggagggaggaagggagaggagggggaggggcgccggtaggagagggagagggagagggagggagggcggcggcggcggcggtgggagagAAAGGTGGGGTAGGGGGGCgtcgggagaggaaggtggggaaggggggcatcggtaggagagggagagggagagggagggagggcggcggcggcggcggcgggagaggaaggtgggggaggggggcgtcggCCGGGGGTGTATTTTGaggggggcgggcgggcgtgaAGACGAGGGGGTCGGGGGGTGGGGGCATTGCGGCCGGGTGTATTTTGAGGGGGGGCCAGCTGGTCGctgagtgtcctacgtggacactcggtaaaggatttctttgccgagtgtccaacgtaggacactcggcaaagtttttttgaaaaaaaattaaaaaatatccaacagtttcaaaaaaataccaaattttcacacgaaccaatatatattctctattgactatacaaaaagtttggtagtcaaaccaaacttgaccgtcacttcgactctaaattttatggaatcctctcaaagttagtattcttcttctgagatacttcggtttgtaatcattgtacgtgatgaaatgtgcaaaaccttctcaatttttctccacagcctccacgtactatatcatcacatcatgacaaatctcatgattttcagactttgcatgtttttttacaatttaaaaatactactgccacacgttcatggtcgtgtttcctgaacaagatgttcaaaatttcttttcatttcatgggtcaggtctcaaaatgggccaaataacatgaatatcatttttatactcattttgttccataatttgaatcacttgcagttcatatttgacttataccaaaaatttccttgaaatgcaattaattaaataaatatagcaaataaatctaaaaatataccaaattttaacatggagtaccacatgttgtatgtggggagcaGAAAAATTTTCagggtgaaaagagaaaaaaaaatatttttttaccgagtgtcaaaaaaacactcggcaagtttgccgagtgttttttttgacactcggcaaagaagggggtttgccgagtgtttttcatttgacactcggcaaagtcccgatttgccgagtgtattttttttgccgagtgtttttggcttggtactcggcgaagagcttgtttgccgagtgctcgaaaaaaaaacactcggcaaaataaatacactcggcaattatCTGGTTTCCCGTAGTGTCAGTAACAACGAGCCAGCTAGCATGCATGGGTTCGTTGCATGCGGGGTAGCAAATCGAAAATTCCCCACTGGTTCCTCGAGTCAATCGATCAAGCCGCGACGGAGGCGGAACAGTGGGCGGCGATCGGCCAAGCCGCATGGCACCGACCGCCACGCAAGAGGAGGGGGGACAGGCTTCGGGATCCCGGTCTAGGGCAGGGCGGCGGCACACCCCGACGCCCGCGGTGACCGACTCGCCGAGCGGCGCCTTCATCGCAGCGGGGCAGGAGGAAAAAATTAAAGCCACCCCGGAGGAATCCGAGAGGGAGAGGTGGAAGCGGAAGAGAGCTAGGGCGGCGGCCGACAACAGAGGCGCGGATGAAGAGGTCGAGAAGAAAGGCGCCAGGAGCACGgaggctgctgcggcggcggactcTGCCTCAACTGGCGAATGGCATCCCTCCTCTGCGGTCAGCTCTCCCCTGCGTTGGCCTTGTCTCGGCAAAAGAGAAACCAGAATTGACCCGGCCATTGAGCTGTTCACAATTGATGTATATTGCTGAGCATGTATGTGCATGGAACCAACTCAAGCTGGTCACAATTGATCCATATGTGCCTCGTTCATGTATGGTAACGAAACATTTGGTTGCTGTTCGTGAGTCTGCAACTGAAATAGTTCTTGAAGGAGCCAAAGTTATTTTTAGCTTTTCATCCAATGTCGGTATGTAGCACATTGCATTGGCACTATTTAGTGTTTTCCCCCTATGCTTTGTGTTTTCTAATCAGTTATTGTATCGACAAATGGTGAACTGATGGCACAGTCATCTGGCTTTCTCATTGATTGGGACGAGGACAGTAAAATGGGCACTGTTTTGACTTCTGCACTTTTAATCTGCACAAAGTATCCATCTCTAGACAAGTGGTTAGCTACAGGAGAGTATCTGCCTAATGCTGAGCTGAGCTCACATACAAACTGCGTGGCTGAAATGTAGGCCTTATTTCAGTTGACGTCTAGAGTAGTAAAATGTGTAGTTTGGGGTTATTATTGGTGAGCCTATGGGTTAGATACCTCCCATTAGAAAGTAGAGGAAGCAATGCACATTTGTGTTGATATTACGATTATATCCCAAGAATGTAATGCATGTCTTTTTGTATCCATGCATCTTTCCAGGTTTGCGTCCATCTATTGGATAAAGATGAGACGACTGTACCTGCACGTTTGCTCCATTATGACAAGCACTTCAACATTGATCTATTTAAGGTTCATGTGGACTCATGTGCTAAAATTCCTAGCTTCAACAGTGAGGTGAGGTATGGTCAGGAAGTGTCCGTGCTCGGTAGAGACAAAGATCTGAATCTGAACATTAATCATGGGAGAGTTCAATTCAACAGCCCAACTATATACGAAATACATCACTATATGTTCATGGGTTGTATCATTAATCAGGTACAAATAATCTTCATTGTGATTGTCTCAGAAATCATTATTAACTTATGCTGCTTATGGTTCTAATGTTGACACTTCAAATGTTTTAGTTTGGTATTGGAGGACCGGTGATTGACTTTAATGGACAAGTTTTTGGGGTGGTTAGTATTCCAGGAATGGGATTTATCCATTCCTCCATTATTCTGAAGTGTTTGGACATGTGGAAGAAATTTGAGTAAGTTCTTTTTTCTTGGTTCTGTTGTTATTGCTGTATAATGTTAGTTATGAACAATGTCTCGAGGAAACTAGACTAATCTTGTTGTGGCCAATTTCCATCAGATATCTAGATAAAAAAACTTCATTTTAactaaaataaattatttaataAGGCTTACGCGATAATGTTCGTAGTTTTTGGAATCTAATAAATGGAAATTGTTTATAGTTGTGTCCCTTGGCTGCATATAAGGATGAAGTTTTCAGCAATGAAATTTCTAGATCCAGCTCGTGTGGAGAACATATTCCACAAGTGTAACATTAGTTCAGGTCTAATTGTTGCAAAGGTATCATTGTCTACTATTCCTTATGTTCTTTAACAATGTTTACTTTTTGCATCACATATTATCTAGTGGTGTGTGACAAATTGAACTATAGGTGTCCCTTGGATCAGTTGTTGAGAAATCAGGCATTATAATTGGTGATATCATTGTGTCCATCAACAGAGAGTGCATTGCCACTACTGTTGAGGTAGGTATTTGCAAAGGTGATATGTTATTTTGTGAGTGAAGTGTGGATATAAATTAACTCAAACATTTATGTTGTTTCTATCAGTTGGAGAAGTCCTTTTGCTCATGTGTGAGAATCATCTTGACATAGAGATACCGGTAAGTTTATTTGTGCGATGTCAACTGCAGTTTATTTGTATATCCACTATAAGGTTCCTTATGTTTATCTATTTTTAAGTTGTAGACCAAAGTATCTCATCATCTATATGAATTTTACTCTTTATTCCCCCAATACCATGTGGTAACATCAGGAGCAACAGACAGAGTAACCTGTTGAGCTTGTAACAGTACAAGATCCCATTTATATTTTGGCATGCCTGTTAACCATCACCTAAAACCTTATTGCCATTGCTTAGTATATCATTGACTCACTCATACTAAAGACATGTATCATAAAGAGCGGGATATTATTGACCAAGGTTTATCAACAATCTAGTTAGCCTCTCATTATCTGGTATTATTACCATCACAAATGACGATTTCCCTACCTTTCAAATAAATATCTTGATCCTTAAGTAGTTCAGCCCAACAAGATGAATCATCTGCGTTTTGTTTTTTCATGACAATACCTCCGGAACTTCAACTTTCTTGGTTTTGCCCTTGTAGACCTTCTTTGACTTGATGATGTGCATAACTCTTGTGGGCGTTTGCCATGAACTTTTTCACAATTGGGGCTACCAGAATTATTATGATCAATACGATGTGTCTCCCCCATATATGACCTTAGTAGGAGCATATCTGATTTTTCTAGGAAGTAGGTTTTGGGTATGATGTTACCAGAACAAGAGTAGAAAGCGTTCTTATAGCAATTCTTGTCACTTACTCTTATAAAATTTCTGAagttttcttctcttgttcGATTTTTCCCTTTTACCACTATCCTTATCATTTGAATTGTTTAAATACATACAGGTTGATGTATTCCACACGCTCAAAGGTTCCACCCGCACAATAAATTTGAGATTAAATATAACAGATGAAGTGGAGGTGTTTGCCAAAGGTATGCATCTCTTCTTTATACTACAATAAAGCTTATAGCAAATGCATATGGATTTGGAGATGGGACTGATGTGGTTATATGATTTTGCATGTGTTCCATTCTTCCAGGCAATTACCTGGTCTCTGCTAGAGATTGTGCCTAGCTCTTTGTTGATGTGGTCAGCGCAGGTATTCTTACTCTATTTTACTTTAGTTGCTAAATATTAATATACAAATATTTTTTCCTCGAACATGCAAAAGAgttgcgtatctttgtattataGAGAGAAAGAAACTGTCCCTTACAAGATCAACCACCTTATTTCACCATCACCAAGGAGATATCAGGAGATTTTTATACATCTTATGAACCAATCACCTAACAAGGTAGTAATCTGGAAAAATGAACAAAGATTGATCCATTATATTATCTTTTTATTGCACTTTTAGGTCTTTCCTTTCTACGAAGTAAAATAATATAATAGCCTTAATGATTCAAGATGTGTAAATAACTTCATTGGATATAATGTATTACTACATTTGTTTGTGAAGAAGCTGATGACTATCCCTTTAGGAATAATGTATTGACATATGAAAATATATGGTTTGGCATGTTTCAGGTTGGAAGATCTTTTGCATGTTTCTTAAAAGATTTGTTCAGGAGCTAGTTGCATTGTGATTCATATCCTGTTAGAAATTTCAACTCTTTTTTGCTTCTGAAATCTTTCTTGGTCAGCAAGATCTTTAATTTTGCAGGTCGAAAAGTCAGAAGAGTATAACGTTTCACT harbors:
- the LOC140221888 gene encoding uncharacterized protein produces the protein MAPTATQEEGGQASGSRSRAGRRHTPTPAVTDSPSGAFIAAGQEEKIKATPEESERERWKRKRARAAADNRGADEEVEKKGARSTEAAAAADSASTGEWHPSSAHVCAWNQLKLVTIDPYVPRSCMVTKHLVAVRESATEIVLEGAKVIFSFSSNVDGELMAQSSGFLIDWDEDSKMGTVLTSALLICTKYPSLDKWLATGEYLPNAELSSHTNCVCVHLLDKDETTVPARLLHYDKHFNIDLFKVHVDSCAKIPSFNSEVRYGQEVSVLGRDKDLNLNINHGRVQFNSPTIYEIHHYMFMGCIINQFGIGGPVIDFNGQVFGVVSIPGMGFIHSSIILKCLDMWKKFDCVPWLHIRMKFSAMKFLDPARVENIFHKCNISSGLIVAKVSLGSVVEKSGIIIGDIIVSINRECIATTVEVDVFHTLKGSTRTINLRLNITDEVEVFAKGNYLVSARDCA